From the Methanomassiliicoccus luminyensis B10 genome, one window contains:
- a CDS encoding HAD family hydrolase has product MKAVLFDLGHTLIDYYCDWKGPEARGVGKMYELVSKSSPGEVDRREFSAYLGDLLVETRERKLKEMVEVPLVDVLGRCLERYDVLDEDNLQEGLEIFYGVLLEDRKLVPGAEEMLSRVKEKGLKIGLISDVAWGLPSEFPLRDIEHYGLTDFFDDMVFSTDVGLRKPHPKIFKIALSNLSVAAADSMYVGNSLKQDIKGAKGVGMKAVLKRSQFCPYEEGVMPDHTVSELQEVDAILDAK; this is encoded by the coding sequence ATGAAGGCCGTCCTGTTCGACCTCGGGCACACGCTCATCGATTACTACTGCGACTGGAAGGGTCCGGAAGCAAGAGGGGTCGGCAAGATGTACGAGCTGGTGAGCAAGAGCTCGCCCGGCGAGGTGGACAGGCGGGAGTTCTCCGCGTACCTCGGCGATCTGCTGGTGGAGACCAGGGAACGGAAGCTGAAGGAAATGGTGGAGGTCCCGTTGGTCGACGTCCTGGGGCGATGCCTGGAGCGCTACGACGTCCTGGACGAGGACAACCTGCAGGAGGGCCTGGAGATATTCTACGGGGTGCTGCTGGAGGACCGCAAGCTCGTCCCCGGGGCCGAGGAGATGCTCTCCCGGGTGAAGGAGAAGGGTCTGAAGATCGGCCTCATCTCCGACGTGGCGTGGGGCCTGCCGTCGGAGTTCCCCCTGCGGGACATCGAGCACTACGGCCTCACGGACTTCTTCGATGACATGGTCTTCTCCACCGATGTCGGCCTGAGGAAGCCGCATCCCAAGATATTCAAGATCGCCCTGTCCAACCTCAGCGTGGCCGCGGCCGACTCCATGTACGTCGGCAATTCCCTGAAGCAGGACATCAAGGGAGCGAAAGGCGTGGGCATGAAGGCGGTGCTGAAGAGATCGCAGTTCTGCCCCTACGAGGAAGGGGTCATGCCGGACCACACCGTTTCGGAGCTGCAAGAAGTGGACGCGATCCTCGACGCCAAGTGA